DNA from Bos javanicus breed banteng chromosome 1, ARS-OSU_banteng_1.0, whole genome shotgun sequence:
CAAGGACAAACTCCAGCACCCTCAGCTGGGTGCTCAGTGTTTGTTTATAGAAATGAAATGTGTCAGAACTAGATACTGAGGAGGATAGTTTAATGCCATGCATACCCaatgtctcggagaaggcaatggcaccccactccagtactcttgcctggaaaatcccatggacagaggagcctggtaggctgcagtccatggggtcgctgagggtcggacacgactgagcgacttcactttcagttttcactttcatgcattggaaaaggaaatagcaactcactccagtgttcttgcctggagaatcacagggacaggggagcctggtgggctgccgtctatggggtcacacagagtcggacacgactgaagcgacttagcagcagcagcagcagcatacccagtGTCTTAGGAGGCAAAACCTCTGCACTTTTAATATTGGCTCTTATGCAAAATATCCACCTTTACCAAAACAGATGTtgcaaaattgattttttaaatatctccTGATTCACCTTTACTTTAAAATCTTCAAGCTGTGTTTACCAGTTCTGATTTAGATAGATTGCGAgtgggagcaaaaaaaaaaaaaaaacaaacttgcataggctttaaatattcaaaagacaacacacagcaaggagatcaaaccagtcaattctaaaggaaatcaaccctgagtatttattgaaggactgatgctgaagctgaagctccattactttggctatctgataagagccgacttattggaaaagaccctgatgctgagaaagattgagtggaggaggagaaggagacgacagaggatgagatggttgcatggcatcaccaactccagggacatgagtttgagcaaactctgggagatagtgaaggacagggaagcctggcatgctgcagtccatggggtcacaaggagttgaacacgacttactGACTGGACGACAATACACGATTTTCAGCAATAAAAGAAGACTTTAAGATAAACTGTCACCCAGTCCAGGGCCACCAGCTGTGACACACCCTTGACCACCAAGTCCTGATGCTCCTGTCAGGGAAGGAAGCTGTAGCCCCTCTGTGGCCCAGGGCAGGACTCTGTCCCTTCCGGTCACCCTAGCAGGCCCGGCTTGGCCCGTTGCTAGTCACACTGGCCTCCCTTCCCCATGTGTACTGTAgagttttctaatttaaaatgcttttatttaagataaaacaattaaaactcactTGAAAAGAAACAGTGACTTATAGGTACAAACCATGAGTTACATGTGTgaatattcttcaaaaatttaTTAATAGAAACAGATGTATTCAAATGAAACACtggacaaaaacagacaaaaaaggcTGGAATGGCAACGACATTGGAGAATCTCACTTTACATTTCTTTGCACAGAACTAGCACCATTTTAGGCAGAAATCACAGATTTAATTATAATTGCTTCTAATATATAAAATACCTTATAAAGATTATTTAACTATCTAGTAACAAAGTTCTTccaaaaacttatttaaaaatcaatttgaatTTACCATTTGAAACTGACgaaaatggtttaaaaattgATCCAATTCTACTGCTTGTCAAAGGGAATGAGCCATCATTAGTTTTATTGGGAGAAAGTGCCTGAATTCAGCTTCTAGTTCCCTTCTAACCACCAAGCAGACACAGTAAATTGAATATTTCATAGGAATAAGAGCACATCTAAAACTggtcttagaaaatattttcctagaCTATAAAAATACTAAATGGAATACAAAAATTTCAGCATGTACAGCAAACAGACTACAGCAGACAAATACCGAAGACATACTCAAAACTATCTTATACCACAATCATCATGAACATCAAGTATTATTCTAGTAATTTTTTTATGATTCATTCTGATTCAATGTTTGTTTCCCCCTCAAGTTTTGTTATAATGTCAGATACAGACCAGATTCTGTGTTTCTAGCAGGTTACTGGAGGCACCACTGAATAATTCTGGGTATTCAACTGGTTCTCTCAAAAAGTGCTGAACGTGCAATTGTAGTGCAGCCTGGTTCTTAGAATGGGGGTCAGCAAACCACAGCCCTCAGGCCACAGCTGGCCCACTGCCTCTTTTGTGTGGCCTGTGACAGCCATGCTTAACTCATCCATGGGTCATCTGTGGTTGCTTTCATGTTACAAGAGCAGCATCGAGCTGCTGTGACAGGCGCTATAGGTGGCCTTTTTGTCCAGAGTCtataatatttactatctggccctttatggAAAAAGTTTGCCCACCCCTGTTTTAAATGAATCACTTCAGGAAACCATTCACTGAACAAGGACAAGGTGAGGTTGTCCCAGATGAAGAGGAGCTTTGGCTGAAGTTTGCTGATTCCATCACACAGTACCAAGGCAGATCTAAAGAATACACATTTGAAATGGCAGCTTTGGGCACTGAAATATTATTCTGGCATCAAGTAAAGTCTCGCTGGAATAAAGTACCTTCCTTTCTCTGTGAACTGACCACTGTGTCTCAAGTTACTCACGTACCCAATTACAGTAACATACTCCCTGTTCAACCCCAAATCCACATGGGCCCCAAGCATGATTTCTGGCCTTTAAAAACCACCTTGTAACTTAAGCAGCCAACAGAACTAGAAGTGGACCTTCCCATCCTTTTGAATTGGCATAGATTCTCAGCGCTGCATCGTGTACCTTTTAGAACCCTTCCCTGTGACATGCTTCATAATAATTGGTACTACCACCACCCAGGGCCACAAACATGTCCTTTTTGATGAAGCGGACTAAATTTTCGAGGGGACACATGGGCTTGGGAGACCGCCTGTGGTGGTCCTGGCAGAATGAAGTGTAGAACGTGATGTCAACACCGTCATAGAGGATCCGGATGGAGTGCTCCCGGGGTTTCTCCCTGTCCTGCCAGAGCTCAAAGACCAACCTGGCCGCAAACCGTGGGAATCTGGCTCCCGTAAGGCCCAAGGCACTGAGAATCGGGGCCAGAGTCACGTCATGAGCAGAGTAGAGGGTGAAGAGCGCCTCCTTCTTGCCCTCTGCTGTGTGCTGCATGCGGCTGACAGTTTGGTTCAGGATGGGGTGGGCACCCAGGAGCGCGTACCCCAGGTAcagcttcttctcctgcctctctctctcatcCTCTATCTGATGCGTCTTGATCACCTTGAAGTGGTCCATGGTGATACAGCCATTCTTGGTGCAGGGGAAGCTGACGTTGTGGCAGAAGAGGCAGAGCAGGGAGTCTATGGGGTTGGCAGCCCGGAGCTGCTTGGTGGGGATGTCCACGATCCGGGCCATCTCCTCGTAGGTCCTTTCCAGCTGCCTGTTATTCAAACGTAATAGGTACTGCCGACGCTGCTCCTTCTCCAGGTACTGGTTCCTCAGTGGGCAATAGCAGTTCCCAGAGCAgaacagagcactgggctggtgCCTGAAATAAATCTTCTTCCAGTCAAAATCTGGCAGAAAGCCATAGAGCAGAGCCAGCCCGCTCTGCAGCGTCCGGCTCTTGCCAGTGGTCTCTAAGTGAAGCTGCTCTGCAGCCCAGTCACTCGGCAggagcttgtgtttcttcaagtAGATGTCCCTCAGCAGCTGGCCGTTCTGCAGGTGCTGCACGACCCCTGAAACACAAGAGCGCCACACGCTTGCCTCACTACCAGCTCAGTGAAAGGGACAGCCAGGGGAGTTGAGGCGCGCCCAATGCTGGAAGGCTTCAGACACTGTATGGTTACATCCTCGAGCCTGGCCTCCACTGCAAGGGACCCTCCAGAAGGGGCTCCCACCAGCATGTTGAAGGGGATTACGCACAAAGGGATGAGCAGAGTGGGGCCCTGTCCTCTGGACCCACACCTTTCCAGGGAGTACAGGGACCATCTGTCTGCCTCAGTccctcctctggaggagggttgTGACTGGTGGGGCTTAGAGGTAAGACCAGCCTGCTGGGGGAGGTGCGGGAGGTAACAGAGCCTAAGGAGAGCTTTCTCCCTCCTGCCCAGGGACAAATCTCCTCAGAGTGCCTGGGAGCTCACAGAAATCAGCCAGGCAAGGAGAACAAGTCAAATCCTGGCTGCCCAGTTCCCTTCTTCACGCCATACTCCCTATTCTCCCAGCCCAAGGCTCTCTGCTCACCTTCTGGGTCCATTCTGCCCAGTCCTGCCCTTTACCTGCCCATGAGCAAGGATACTCTCCCTGCACAGATATGGAATGATCTCCCAGGTACCTAGATggaatatttgggggaaaaaaagagagaaaattgctGAACAGCGTGTTTACTATGctccttttaaattaaaatgagggggaaaaataaGAACGTTATGTAAGCAGCTGCCTGTGTTTTGTATAAAGAAACCTTGGAAAGGCACACGATGGTTATCTGGGGGTGACAGGGGCACAGAAATGGGGGGTGGTGATAGAACGTGGGTAGCAGCATGAATTTTAAGTTTCTCTTTAGTAGTTACAGTTTTGAACTACACACAGGAACTATGCCACAgtacagttaaaaagaaaaacaaaaacaaacactgaaaaaGCCTTATCTtcaagtaggagaaggcaatcCAAGATAAGAGCAAGCTCACTCTCCAGCCAACAGGATGTTGGGATGGCCTTTCAGTGTGAGATCGCAGTTCCCTGAGTGTAAACCATGGGCAGGCCCTGTGACCAGTGATGCCACTTATTCAGATGCCCGA
Protein-coding regions in this window:
- the PXYLP1 gene encoding 2-phosphoxylose phosphatase 1 isoform X1, encoding MLFRNRFVLLLALAALLAFVSLSLQFFHLIPVLATKNGVTSKSRKRIMPDPATEPPVMDPVYEALLYCNIPGVAERSMEGHAPHHFKLVSAHVFIRHGDRYPLYAIPKTKRPEIDCTLVANRKPYHSKLEAFVNHMSKGPGASFESPLHSLPLYSSHQLCEMGELTQTGVVQHLQNGQLLRDIYLKKHKLLPSDWAAEQLHLETTGKSRTLQSGLALLYGFLPDFDWKKIYFRHQPSALFCSGNCYCPLRNQYLEKEQRRQYLLRLNNRQLERTYEEMARIVDIPTKQLRAANPIDSLLCLFCHNVSFPCTKNGCITMDHFKVIKTHQIEDERERQEKKLYLGYALLGAHPILNQTVSRMQHTAEGKKEALFTLYSAHDVTLAPILSALGLTGARFPRFAARLVFELWQDREKPREHSIRILYDGVDITFYTSFCQDHHRRSPKPMCPLENLVRFIKKDMFVALGGGSTNYYEACHREGF
- the PXYLP1 gene encoding 2-phosphoxylose phosphatase 1 isoform X2, with translation MDLLTALLLLVHLIPVLATKNGVTSKSRKRIMPDPATEPPVMDPVYEALLYCNIPGVAERSMEGHAPHHFKLVSAHVFIRHGDRYPLYAIPKTKRPEIDCTLVANRKPYHSKLEAFVNHMSKGPGASFESPLHSLPLYSSHQLCEMGELTQTGVVQHLQNGQLLRDIYLKKHKLLPSDWAAEQLHLETTGKSRTLQSGLALLYGFLPDFDWKKIYFRHQPSALFCSGNCYCPLRNQYLEKEQRRQYLLRLNNRQLERTYEEMARIVDIPTKQLRAANPIDSLLCLFCHNVSFPCTKNGCITMDHFKVIKTHQIEDERERQEKKLYLGYALLGAHPILNQTVSRMQHTAEGKKEALFTLYSAHDVTLAPILSALGLTGARFPRFAARLVFELWQDREKPREHSIRILYDGVDITFYTSFCQDHHRRSPKPMCPLENLVRFIKKDMFVALGGGSTNYYEACHREGF